From one Lotus japonicus ecotype B-129 chromosome 3, LjGifu_v1.2 genomic stretch:
- the LOC130747756 gene encoding 30S ribosomal protein S9, mitochondrial gives MLSRLIPKPSHLRRFFTLPSKQPHFANSPINPFFTIVPKPFSSRSNNNNSGNGNGNGRGPFTSGTWGTLGDENEEKFDAFFTEDSGSLPGLNEAEGGTGEGIGDSTVAEKEEPWWLQEKGLDDKDEVDIFKGIDKETEGGGNVGFGDSGGDQIGVGAESENFQPWSLKEEEEGEVDVFKFPEDVGPVEEFGAVDRTKEEAEKLEKEEQALTAIVKGPKHAFGDLIAASGITDEMLDSLIALKDFEGIEGLPPLSVIEDMRYEKNTSKSTRAEIERLKQEEAAKARVRQVDEKGRAYGTGRRKCSIARVWVQPGCGKFVVNEKEFDVYFPMLEHRATLLRPFSETKTLGLWDVTCTVKGGGVSGQVGAIRLGISKALQNWEPDLRPPLRNAGFLTRDSRVVERKKPGKAKARKSFQWVKR, from the exons ATGCTCTCTCGCTTAATCCCCAAACCCTCTCATCTCCGTCGCTTCTTCACTCTTCCATCCAAACAACCCCATTTCGCAAACTCACCCATCAACCCCTTCTTCACAATCGTCCCTAAACCCTTCTCTTCccgcagcaacaacaacaacagtggAAATGGCAATGGAAATGGAAGGGGTCCGTTTACTTCGGGAACGTGGGGGACATTGGGTGATGAGAACGAGGAGAAGTTCGACGCATTCTTCACCGAAGATAGCGGAAGCCTCCCCGGATTGAACGAAGCGGAAGGAGGTACTGGGGAAGGTATTGGGGATAGTACAGTTGCAGAGAAGGAGGAACCTTGGTGGTTGCAAGAGAAGGGTCTTGATGATAAAGATGAGGTTGATATATTTAAAGGGATTGACAAAGAAACTGAAGGCGGCGGCAATGTTGGTTTTGGTGATTCTGGTGGTGATCAAATTGGAGTGGGAGCAGAATCTGAGAATTTCCAACCTTGGAGcttgaaggaggaggaggagggagaGGTTGATGTGTTTAAGTTCCCGGAGGATGTCGGCCCGGTGGAGGAGTTCGGTGCCGTGGATAGAACAAAAGAGGAGGCTGAGAAGCTTGAGAAGGAAGAGCAAGCTCTCACTGCCATTGTCAAAG GACCAAAACATGCTTTCGGTGATTTGATTGCTGCTTCTGGTATCACGGATGAAATGCTTGACAGTTTGATTGCCTTGAAAGATTTTGAAGGGATTGAGGGGTTGCCCCCACTTAGTGTAATAGAAGATATGCGCTATGAGAAGAATACTAGTAAATCCACTAGAGCTGAAATTGAGCGTCTAAAGCAAGAGGAAGCGGCAAAAGCTAGAGTGAGACAAGTAGATGAAAAAGGACGCGCTTATGGAACGGGAAGAAGAAAATGCAGCATAGCCCGTGTCTGGGTTCAACCTGGATGTGGTAAATTTGTAGTGAACGAGAAAGAATTCGATGTCTATTTCCCCATGCTCGAGCATCGTGCCACTCTTCTTCGACCTTTCTCTGAGACAAAGACATTGGGGCTCTGGGATGTCACTTGTACTgtgaaaggaggtggtgtttcAG GGCAAGTAGGAGCCATACGATTGGGGATTAGCAAGGCTTTGCAAAACTGGGAACCAGATTTGCGACCTCCACTTAGAAACG CTGGTTTCCTGACAAGGGACTCACGAGTGGTAGAAAGGAAAAAGCCAGGTAAGGCCAAAGCAAGAAAGAGTTTCCAATGGGTCAAGCGTTAA